A portion of the Paenibacillus hamazuiensis genome contains these proteins:
- a CDS encoding GIY-YIG nuclease family protein, whose amino-acid sequence MDKNKRKELLEDYKQIKTYMGVAQIKNNVNGKIYIDSYPNLKNKWFTLQMQLDMGRFANAQLQKDWKEFGADAFTYEVLEQKETDKVTDMKWELKQILKPWLEKLQPYGDKGYNKPPKD is encoded by the coding sequence ATGGACAAGAATAAACGCAAGGAGCTTCTTGAGGATTACAAGCAGATTAAAACTTACATGGGCGTCGCCCAAATCAAAAACAATGTGAACGGCAAAATCTACATCGACAGCTACCCCAATTTGAAAAACAAATGGTTCACCCTGCAGATGCAGCTCGATATGGGGAGATTTGCGAATGCCCAGCTCCAGAAGGATTGGAAGGAATTCGGAGCCGATGCGTTCACTTATGAGGTGCTGGAGCAGAAGGAAACCGACAAGGTGACCGACATGAAGTGGGAGCTGAAGCAAATCTTGAAGCCGTGGCTGGAGAAGCTGCAGCCCTACGGAGATAAAGGATATAATAAACCTCCGAAGGATTAG
- a CDS encoding MFS transporter, producing the protein MFSNRYVRTIILSRVLLHLGIWIRNYAVLLYVTDLTNNNSDYVSLISVAEFAPIFLFALIGGTFADRWRPKRTMVWSDLLSALSVMAVLLVLMNGGWIALLVGSFISASLSQFSQPSAMKLYKRHVPSEQLQGVMAMSQTVVAVFTVLGPVIGTFIFIQFGIHVSLVLTAVLFLGSSLVLSSLPRDAEEPNPGNAGGFLKELTAGMHYIRSNRSLRTLSLTFAAVGLASGITQPLQIFIVIENLGQDKSFLQWLVMTSGAAMLVGGAAIMGIAKKVKPQLLLTAGLLVAAVCTVGIGASTLIWLTIVLLVINGLFYPCIQGGIQTLIVRNTEGAFMGRVSGAITPVFMGMMVIGMFLSSYLKDTFSLPAVYVISGGLIVAGVLTLLPLIADKSAKAKRAQA; encoded by the coding sequence ATGTTTTCCAATCGTTATGTTCGAACCATTATCCTTTCCCGGGTGCTGCTGCACCTGGGAATTTGGATCCGGAATTATGCCGTACTTCTTTATGTTACCGATTTGACAAATAATAATTCAGATTATGTATCGCTTATTTCGGTTGCGGAATTCGCTCCGATCTTTCTATTCGCGCTTATCGGCGGGACCTTTGCCGACCGATGGCGACCGAAGCGGACGATGGTGTGGAGCGACCTGCTGTCCGCCTTGTCCGTAATGGCTGTACTGCTCGTTCTCATGAACGGCGGATGGATTGCGCTTCTTGTCGGATCGTTTATTTCCGCCAGCCTCTCGCAATTTTCACAGCCTTCGGCTATGAAGCTGTACAAGCGGCATGTGCCAAGCGAACAGCTGCAGGGCGTGATGGCGATGTCCCAAACGGTTGTCGCCGTCTTTACGGTTTTGGGTCCGGTCATCGGAACGTTTATATTTATACAGTTTGGAATCCATGTTTCACTTGTCCTGACGGCAGTTCTGTTCCTGGGGTCCTCTCTTGTCTTGTCGTCCCTGCCTCGTGACGCAGAGGAACCGAATCCCGGCAATGCCGGCGGCTTCCTGAAGGAGTTAACGGCCGGCATGCACTATATTCGCTCCAATCGATCCTTAAGAACGCTCAGCTTGACTTTCGCGGCTGTCGGATTGGCATCGGGGATAACCCAGCCGCTTCAGATTTTTATTGTCATCGAAAATTTGGGACAGGACAAATCGTTTCTGCAGTGGCTCGTTATGACCAGCGGGGCAGCCATGTTGGTTGGCGGAGCAGCCATAATGGGGATAGCCAAAAAAGTGAAGCCGCAGCTGCTGCTCACGGCAGGCTTACTTGTCGCCGCTGTCTGTACGGTTGGAATAGGCGCTTCTACTCTGATTTGGCTGACCATTGTTCTTCTGGTGATCAACGGTTTATTTTACCCCTGCATCCAAGGCGGAATCCAGACGCTTATTGTGCGAAACACGGAAGGTGCATTTATGGGCCGGGTATCCGGGGCAATCACACCTGTTTTTATGGGGATGATGGTGATCGGCATGTTCCTGTCCAGCTATCTGAAGGATACGTTTTCCCTGCCGGCGGTATATGTGATCAGCGGCGGTTTGATCGTTGCCGGCGTGCTTACGCTGCTTCCCCTTATCGCCGACAAAAGCGCAAAAGCGAAGAGAGCTCAGGCTTGA
- a CDS encoding DUF6530 family protein, giving the protein MKIPTTLKHKPVVVSENYEQVDGRLAGNTDAKGLSLGLAQWNDRGKVDISAKVWRYTGEKWSRQSEELPLHRVLDLSILICRSLAHFREAYRYEHLYDPQQPVIDRVGLQGDAMTVAICTDNERINEDIKLFSKTLSEDDEMIGERLRTLSKILKDMGY; this is encoded by the coding sequence ATGAAAATACCTACCACCTTAAAACACAAGCCCGTTGTCGTATCGGAAAACTATGAGCAGGTTGACGGCCGATTAGCCGGTAATACCGATGCGAAAGGCCTTTCTCTGGGATTGGCCCAATGGAACGATAGAGGCAAGGTCGACATTTCCGCCAAGGTGTGGAGATATACGGGAGAAAAATGGTCGAGGCAATCGGAGGAACTGCCGCTCCATCGCGTTCTTGATTTGTCCATTCTGATTTGCCGGTCTTTGGCTCATTTTCGCGAAGCTTACCGATATGAGCATTTGTATGACCCGCAGCAGCCCGTCATCGACCGGGTCGGCCTGCAGGGGGATGCCATGACCGTGGCGATCTGTACGGACAATGAGAGAATTAATGAAGATATTAAGCTGTTCAGCAAAACTTTGAGCGAAGACGATGAGATGATCGGCGAACGTCTGCGCACGTTATCCAAGATATTAAAAGATATGGGGTATTAA
- a CDS encoding phytoene desaturase family protein, whose product MDKFDVAIVGGGIAGLTAAVYLAKAGRKVAVLEKLGRFGGRADTITKNGVKLNLGGHALYRGGEACDILQEFGITLEGGIPSVKTYGLWKNESYLVPTGMMSMISFPLLSVSGKMEFARFMMKLSKIDVHAVPKVSLREWTEREVRDPMVRHLFYALTRTATYVNDPDLLWAQSTIKQLKRALTESVLYVDGGWETIVSKLRLLAENHGAAMLPGKNAAEIVHENGRVSQVRCSDGTLLAADAVIVTASPAEVFRMVKGAEHTSLRKWKEQALPIKAACLDLGLRRLPNPEHQFAMGIDQPLLFTNQSRAAKLSDDGTAVVHLLKYNGVHNGDSKADEAMLEKALDTLHPGWRKEVAVRQYLPNITVLQDFEHTGRKESPGPAVPQIGGLYVAGDWAGHGELLVDASFASARRAALHILQTVPALH is encoded by the coding sequence ATGGACAAATTCGATGTGGCAATCGTAGGCGGAGGTATTGCAGGCTTGACAGCTGCGGTATATTTGGCCAAGGCGGGGCGGAAGGTTGCGGTGCTGGAAAAATTGGGGCGCTTCGGCGGCAGGGCGGACACGATTACAAAAAACGGGGTCAAGCTGAATCTCGGCGGACACGCGTTATACCGCGGCGGGGAGGCTTGCGACATTTTGCAGGAGTTCGGCATTACCCTCGAAGGGGGCATTCCTTCCGTTAAAACCTACGGATTATGGAAAAACGAATCGTACCTGGTGCCGACCGGGATGATGTCGATGATATCCTTTCCGCTGCTTTCCGTATCCGGTAAAATGGAATTCGCCCGGTTCATGATGAAGCTCAGTAAAATCGATGTGCATGCCGTTCCGAAGGTCTCCTTGCGGGAATGGACGGAGCGGGAAGTGCGCGATCCGATGGTCCGCCATCTGTTCTACGCTTTGACCAGAACCGCAACGTATGTGAACGATCCCGACTTGCTGTGGGCGCAGTCTACGATTAAGCAGTTAAAAAGAGCGCTGACCGAATCCGTTCTGTATGTGGACGGCGGTTGGGAAACGATCGTCTCGAAGCTGCGACTCCTGGCCGAGAATCATGGGGCAGCGATGCTGCCCGGTAAAAACGCAGCCGAAATCGTGCACGAAAACGGGCGGGTTTCCCAGGTGCGTTGTTCGGACGGGACGCTGCTTGCGGCCGATGCCGTTATTGTAACGGCATCCCCTGCAGAGGTTTTCCGCATGGTCAAGGGAGCTGAGCACACTTCGCTGCGGAAATGGAAGGAGCAGGCGCTGCCGATCAAAGCGGCCTGTCTTGATCTCGGCCTGCGCCGGCTGCCGAACCCGGAACATCAGTTTGCGATGGGAATCGATCAGCCGCTGCTGTTTACGAACCAATCGAGAGCCGCGAAATTAAGCGATGACGGAACCGCCGTCGTGCACTTGCTGAAGTACAATGGAGTGCATAACGGCGACTCCAAAGCGGATGAAGCGATGCTGGAGAAGGCGCTCGACACGCTGCATCCCGGATGGCGGAAAGAAGTGGCCGTTCGTCAGTATTTACCGAATATTACCGTGCTGCAGGACTTCGAGCATACGGGCCGTAAAGAGTCGCCGGGACCGGCGGTCCCGCAAATCGGCGGTCTGTATGTGGCCGGAGATTGGGCCGGACACGGCGAACTTCTTGTCGATGCGTCATTCGCCAGCGCCAGACGGGCAGCGCTTCACATTTTGCAAACCGTTCCCGCATTGCATTGA
- a CDS encoding RNA polymerase sigma-70 factor, with protein sequence MDTDQLYHTYKPLLFSLAYRMMGSVMDAEDIVQEAFLSLSEASSGEKILNMKAYLCKTVTNRCLDILRSSAKKREMYVGPWLPEPLAYDRERSDSNGGAISDPARSYLRKESMSTAYLLLLQQLSAVERAVFLLREVFEYEYDEIAAIVGKSSSNCRQIFHRAKRSIGDFPEDSAELKATRGVQVEQFAEFLAAGNIMKLLQLLAPDAILLSDGGGKVNAPIHPIFTAERIGRFFDGVWKKSATGLSYRLLSINGEPGMIARADNYKTAWSFQYRDDKISHIYLVANPDKLAHIRFDDNGGRSLILG encoded by the coding sequence GTGGATACGGATCAGCTGTACCACACTTACAAACCATTGCTGTTTTCGCTGGCCTACCGCATGATGGGGAGCGTCATGGATGCGGAAGACATCGTACAGGAAGCCTTTCTTTCCCTGAGTGAAGCATCTTCTGGCGAGAAAATTCTCAACATGAAAGCATATTTGTGCAAAACCGTCACGAACCGTTGTCTCGATATATTGCGGTCAAGCGCCAAAAAACGGGAGATGTACGTCGGGCCGTGGCTGCCCGAACCACTCGCCTACGACAGGGAAAGAAGCGACAGCAACGGAGGGGCTATTAGCGATCCGGCCCGTTCTTACTTGCGGAAAGAATCGATGTCTACCGCTTATCTGCTTTTGCTGCAGCAGCTGTCGGCTGTGGAACGGGCCGTATTTTTGCTGCGCGAGGTGTTCGAATACGAATACGATGAAATCGCCGCCATTGTCGGCAAAAGCAGCTCAAACTGCCGGCAAATTTTTCACCGTGCGAAGCGGAGCATCGGCGACTTTCCCGAAGACAGCGCTGAGCTGAAGGCAACCAGAGGAGTTCAGGTCGAACAGTTTGCCGAGTTTCTTGCAGCCGGCAACATCATGAAGCTGCTGCAGCTGCTCGCGCCGGACGCCATCCTGCTATCCGATGGGGGAGGTAAAGTCAACGCGCCTATTCACCCCATCTTCACGGCGGAACGAATTGGCCGTTTCTTTGACGGGGTTTGGAAAAAATCCGCAACCGGGCTCTCGTATCGGCTGCTGTCCATTAATGGCGAGCCGGGTATGATCGCACGTGCCGATAACTATAAAACGGCCTGGTCGTTTCAATACCGGGACGATAAAATATCGCACATTTATCTGGTGGCCAACCCGGATAAGCTGGCACATATCCGGTTCGATGACAACGGAGGCAGGTCGCTCATTCTCGGATAA
- a CDS encoding DMT family transporter, translated as MSIKKGWWLGLICCLFAGAAFGAQFPVAGHILQNVSPLYFVGIRYLLAAVAFVPLLAFREGFSSFKPEGKAWLVWLLGTLAFTGYNGLVFIGQRLAGPSGPIVSSVMMGVMPLVTAIILLIWKGVRMSLTTVFCIVVGLVGVFLVATKGNAGGLIAGGSTVWAIALMLAAVVCWCTFTVGASLFPSWSPLRYTTLTCIGGTISNAVIIIAGTKLGLLEPPAWHDLTANTVPFLYMGLIAGVAAVLAWNTACKIISPVDASVITSNIVPIMSTAITVISGYRIGVPELAGIVLTLLALIANNVAGRMRARKRETAPSA; from the coding sequence ATGTCAATAAAAAAAGGATGGTGGCTGGGGCTGATCTGCTGCTTGTTCGCAGGGGCAGCCTTCGGAGCGCAGTTTCCGGTGGCGGGACATATTTTACAAAACGTGTCCCCGTTATACTTCGTAGGAATTCGTTATTTGCTTGCGGCAGTGGCGTTCGTGCCTTTGCTGGCGTTCAGGGAAGGCTTTAGTTCCTTTAAACCGGAAGGTAAGGCATGGCTGGTATGGCTGTTAGGCACGCTGGCGTTTACGGGTTATAACGGGCTCGTTTTCATCGGCCAACGTTTGGCGGGACCTTCCGGGCCGATCGTTTCTTCGGTGATGATGGGGGTCATGCCTCTTGTGACGGCTATCATTTTGCTCATCTGGAAAGGGGTTCGAATGTCGCTCACAACAGTCTTCTGCATCGTGGTCGGACTGGTCGGCGTGTTTCTCGTGGCAACCAAGGGCAATGCCGGAGGGCTCATTGCCGGCGGCAGCACCGTATGGGCCATTGCGCTCATGCTGGCTGCCGTCGTGTGCTGGTGCACGTTTACGGTCGGGGCATCGCTGTTCCCTTCCTGGTCTCCGCTTCGCTACACGACTCTCACCTGCATTGGGGGGACTATAAGCAATGCGGTAATTATTATCGCAGGCACCAAGCTCGGCTTGCTGGAACCGCCTGCATGGCACGATTTGACGGCGAACACGGTGCCCTTCCTCTACATGGGGCTGATTGCCGGCGTAGCCGCCGTGCTCGCCTGGAATACGGCCTGCAAAATCATTTCACCGGTCGATGCCTCGGTAATTACGAGCAATATCGTTCCCATAATGTCGACGGCAATTACCGTGATCTCGGGTTACCGCATCGGCGTTCCGGAGTTGGCCGGTATCGTTTTGACACTGCTGGCGCTTATCGCAAACAATGTCGCCGGACGAATGCGTGCGAGGAAACGGGAAACCGCACCCTCTGCCTGA
- a CDS encoding LysR family transcriptional regulator — protein sequence MQVEWYRSFTEAAKWRSLSKAADKLRLTQPAVSKHIRQLETAYGVELFRRTAAGVDLTEAGKLFLERIMPVVQSLDTIELEMRQYAAEPGYTLGSLPSVATQVLLGRLQEYHAAGNPITIKVRQRSAELREELQEGAFDAALMDAACAGGRLWIRELFTEAYLAVIPEGHKLQGRTALSLTELKDEPFVLTTLCDTHTRFSTLAEKHGYRPDIKLEVDSSDFLLGVVAGGTGITVLPELFRAQAERLGLHTIPIAEPELRRTIVLAARTADTGTKLFRLLRLGHVPSA from the coding sequence ATGCAGGTGGAATGGTACCGTAGTTTTACGGAAGCGGCGAAATGGAGAAGTTTGTCCAAAGCTGCCGACAAACTTAGATTGACCCAGCCGGCTGTCAGCAAGCACATACGGCAGCTGGAAACCGCCTACGGCGTCGAACTGTTCAGACGAACAGCCGCGGGTGTCGATTTGACGGAAGCCGGCAAACTGTTTTTGGAGCGGATTATGCCCGTCGTGCAATCGCTCGATACAATCGAGTTGGAAATGCGCCAATATGCGGCCGAACCGGGCTATACACTCGGCAGTCTGCCGAGCGTAGCGACGCAGGTGCTTCTCGGACGGCTGCAGGAATATCATGCCGCGGGCAACCCGATTACTATCAAAGTCCGGCAAAGATCGGCCGAGCTGCGGGAAGAACTTCAGGAAGGGGCTTTCGACGCCGCTCTTATGGATGCCGCTTGCGCGGGAGGACGGCTGTGGATCCGGGAGCTGTTCACCGAAGCTTATTTAGCCGTCATTCCGGAAGGCCATAAGCTGCAAGGGCGCACCGCTTTAAGCCTGACGGAGTTGAAAGACGAGCCTTTTGTGCTCACGACGTTATGCGATACGCACACCCGATTTTCAACGCTTGCGGAGAAGCACGGCTACCGCCCCGACATTAAGCTGGAAGTAGACAGCAGCGACTTCCTGCTCGGCGTCGTGGCCGGCGGGACCGGCATTACCGTGCTGCCTGAACTGTTCCGGGCACAGGCGGAGCGGCTGGGACTGCACACGATACCGATAGCGGAACCCGAATTGCGCCGCACGATCGTACTCGCCGCACGAACCGCCGATACCGGCACTAAGTTGTTCAGGCTGCTGAGACTCGGGCACGTTCCGTCGGCATGA
- a CDS encoding chromate transporter, with protein sequence MSRDRKRLFEIFWTFFLIGPSTFGGGYAMIPVIHKEVVEKKQWVKEDEMSDVLSIAGSAPGGIGVNASAFIGYRLAGTKGAAAAVLGIALPTFLIVLILTLLFSMLDSNPKVQAALEGIHAAIVGLIVVAAYNMGKSAIYDKTTLILTAATAGALLALHLNPLAAILIGLFVGLPCVWVKEKFGYKVRLEKNEHAEGEETSSREYRYSDYFIAEGI encoded by the coding sequence ATGAGCAGGGATCGAAAACGGTTATTCGAGATCTTTTGGACCTTTTTCCTTATCGGACCATCTACTTTCGGCGGAGGTTACGCCATGATTCCCGTGATCCATAAGGAAGTTGTAGAGAAAAAGCAGTGGGTGAAAGAAGACGAAATGTCCGACGTGTTATCCATTGCCGGCTCTGCGCCGGGCGGGATCGGCGTTAACGCCTCCGCTTTTATCGGCTATCGTTTGGCGGGGACCAAAGGGGCGGCGGCTGCCGTACTGGGCATTGCGCTGCCAACTTTTTTGATCGTTTTAATTCTTACCCTGCTCTTCTCCATGCTGGACTCGAATCCGAAGGTTCAGGCGGCGCTGGAGGGCATCCATGCGGCCATTGTCGGACTCATCGTAGTTGCCGCATACAACATGGGAAAGTCGGCGATCTACGACAAAACAACATTGATTTTGACTGCGGCAACGGCGGGTGCTTTACTGGCGCTCCATCTGAATCCGCTTGCGGCAATCCTGATCGGATTGTTCGTAGGACTGCCGTGCGTATGGGTAAAGGAGAAGTTCGGCTACAAGGTGCGTTTGGAAAAAAATGAACATGCCGAAGGTGAAGAGACATCTTCACGGGAATACCGCTATTCCGATTATTTTATCGCCGAGGGAATATGA
- a CDS encoding chromate transporter encodes MMYTIWSLFITFLKVGFISFGGGYAMIPVIQQEVQSHRWLSDQEFTDAVSLAGMAPGPIATNSATLIGYKTAGIIGSIAATLGMILPSLILIILIAAYFYRINRHKWVRSSFYGLRPVVTGLIIYAAIHFGYPKGGQDIDWHIYASLLITAGVITAIIKYKMNVLAVILISALVGIALFS; translated from the coding sequence ATGATGTATACCATTTGGAGTCTATTCATTACTTTTCTCAAGGTCGGCTTCATCTCCTTCGGCGGCGGATATGCGATGATTCCGGTTATCCAGCAGGAGGTTCAAAGCCATCGCTGGCTTTCCGATCAAGAGTTTACGGATGCCGTATCTTTGGCAGGAATGGCGCCGGGGCCCATAGCCACGAATAGCGCCACGTTGATAGGTTATAAAACGGCGGGTATTATCGGTTCGATCGCTGCTACGCTTGGAATGATTCTGCCATCGCTAATTCTAATCATATTGATTGCAGCATACTTTTATCGAATCAACCGGCATAAGTGGGTCAGATCTTCTTTTTACGGGCTTCGTCCGGTAGTTACGGGGCTTATTATTTATGCGGCGATTCACTTCGGGTACCCAAAGGGCGGTCAAGACATTGACTGGCACATCTATGCGAGTTTGTTAATAACAGCCGGAGTGATCACCGCCATCATCAAGTACAAGATGAACGTGCTTGCGGTCATTCTTATATCCGCCTTGGTCGGCATTGCTTTGTTTAGCTAA
- a CDS encoding cache domain-containing sensor histidine kinase, producing the protein MMHPANWRLKNKIAAAISVIFCFSLIVIGTLVYYKMAKDYEQRTLNLMDATIRQMNITMDVHMQNIERLSVSILSDPIIQRVLRKPSELGVQEDNNEMNYRMLLLSSPWPYIQGVNIFSEDGRVFNLSRGDDPGSDFSVRDEPWYDLMSSTSAPVLLYMPTGSASASVPNPGTVFSLIRPINDLDTGKRLAFMKIDLQTELFGSITVNNSQLDQQLKIRYIVLQDRNVMFDSHHRLTGQKLDDAAVQSFNGKSGLMVWDGERYLYSAAESSGTHWKTVSILPYSESVKESIKIRNLLIGLGISFLIIIALFSYYLASRIVQPLSKVMVTMKRVEMGDFKVRLYERGSRDEIGQLSRIFNMMLESVDHLIHRVYQAELREKDAQLQALQAQINPHMLFNTLNLMKALCRKREVPDVALMAESLADLFRYCLQDWKRTVTLSEEIGHIRNYMRIQELRFPNKLEFRCDVPEPLTRSQVVRLSIQPLVENAVIYGVEQSLDKCTVEVTARHGTIWSENGQISIETVVISVTDTGPGIPKERLKRIRGHLAGGGDDLSDAPDYEGRKLGIGLMNVQKRLQLLFGNTFGLRIQSASGIGTRVVLTVPYSDSIVDREGRHNHEYFGSGR; encoded by the coding sequence ATGATGCACCCAGCCAACTGGCGTTTAAAAAATAAAATTGCCGCCGCCATATCCGTTATTTTCTGCTTCAGCCTTATCGTGATCGGCACCTTGGTTTATTACAAAATGGCAAAGGACTACGAACAGCGGACGCTTAATTTAATGGATGCCACGATCCGACAGATGAATATAACGATGGATGTCCACATGCAAAATATCGAAAGATTATCCGTGTCCATTCTAAGCGATCCCATCATACAAAGAGTGCTCAGAAAACCGTCGGAACTCGGGGTGCAGGAAGATAACAACGAAATGAACTACCGAATGCTGCTGCTGTCTTCGCCATGGCCTTATATCCAAGGGGTAAATATATTCTCGGAAGACGGCCGGGTTTTTAATTTGTCTCGCGGCGACGATCCCGGGTCCGATTTCTCCGTACGGGACGAGCCGTGGTACGATTTGATGTCAAGCACCAGCGCTCCCGTTCTGCTCTATATGCCGACGGGATCGGCATCCGCATCGGTTCCGAATCCGGGGACGGTTTTTTCGTTAATTCGCCCGATCAACGATTTGGATACCGGGAAACGTCTGGCATTCATGAAAATCGATTTGCAAACCGAGCTTTTTGGGTCCATAACCGTAAACAATTCCCAGCTGGATCAGCAATTAAAGATAAGGTACATCGTTCTGCAAGACCGGAACGTGATGTTTGACAGCCATCATCGGCTGACCGGACAGAAGCTGGACGATGCGGCGGTTCAAAGCTTTAACGGAAAGTCGGGTCTTATGGTCTGGGATGGGGAGCGCTATTTATATTCCGCCGCCGAATCGTCCGGCACGCATTGGAAAACGGTATCCATCCTGCCGTATTCGGAATCGGTCAAAGAATCGATAAAAATAAGAAACCTTCTGATAGGGCTTGGCATTTCCTTTCTCATCATCATCGCGCTATTCTCATATTATCTTGCCTCAAGAATCGTACAGCCGTTATCCAAAGTAATGGTGACGATGAAACGGGTTGAGATGGGAGATTTTAAAGTGCGCTTATATGAGAGAGGCAGCCGGGATGAGATCGGGCAGCTTTCCCGCATTTTTAACATGATGCTGGAAAGCGTGGATCATCTGATTCATCGGGTGTACCAAGCGGAGCTTCGGGAAAAAGATGCGCAGCTTCAGGCGCTCCAGGCGCAGATAAACCCACATATGCTGTTTAACACCCTGAATCTTATGAAGGCGCTCTGCCGTAAACGGGAAGTTCCGGATGTGGCGCTTATGGCCGAATCTTTGGCCGATTTGTTTCGTTATTGCCTGCAGGATTGGAAAAGAACGGTAACTTTGAGCGAAGAGATCGGGCATATCCGAAATTATATGCGCATTCAGGAATTGCGTTTTCCCAATAAATTGGAATTCCGCTGCGATGTGCCCGAGCCGTTGACGCGGTCCCAGGTTGTCCGGCTTTCCATCCAGCCGTTAGTGGAAAATGCGGTGATTTACGGCGTCGAGCAATCGTTGGACAAATGTACGGTTGAAGTTACGGCCAGGCACGGAACGATTTGGAGCGAAAACGGGCAGATAAGCATAGAAACGGTTGTCATTTCCGTTACGGATACGGGGCCGGGTATTCCGAAGGAGCGGCTGAAGCGGATCCGGGGCCACCTTGCGGGCGGCGGAGACGATCTTTCGGATGCGCCCGATTACGAAGGAAGAAAACTCGGCATCGGCCTTATGAATGTACAAAAGAGGCTGCAGCTGCTGTTTGGCAATACGTTTGGACTTCGCATTCAAAGCGCCTCGGGCATTGGGACAAGAGTTGTTTTAACGGTACCCTATTCAGATTCTATCGTTGACAGGGAGGGAAGGCACAATCATGAATATTTTGGTAGCGGAAGATGA
- a CDS encoding response regulator transcription factor — MNILVAEDELIALEEIEYMLQTYTDRHSVYTAQNAFKILELCREVRPDVLITDIRMPQMDGLELIGALKRHFPDMAAIITSGYDDFSYARKGMQLGVKEYLLKPLKESALHQAVDKAIRELQEEMAKNRKLSDWTLIRELLGQASDASENLAGEPCGIVMSFLGNETSSEVWDPNLQIQAGDIEGLPPETRIVYPDSKKQCVIVTCRSKEAIVHQLGGWARKIHEAALRRAGTCVHTTFFIKESGDTLHSAYASGVQRIEQQMRLDSSTITDGYSRHAHPDLTRTWEKVRMLEIYLSKRELQKVRPEIDKMINELKIRQLTVKELVIFMTDMLTALQYNLTQSLSKKIAEVDDIASSIKKMTSYAELGDWLQQQLLEYLNKLGTNNLDARELVQMLMHQVKHSFEAPDSLQQFAKEHHVSAGYLSRMFKTELGIHFSDYLLEIRMERARSLLDIGTLSLAEVSRRVGYDDPKYFSQLFKKTYGITPSEYGKQKKNSPRIGK, encoded by the coding sequence ATGAATATTTTGGTAGCGGAAGATGAACTGATAGCTTTGGAGGAAATCGAATACATGCTTCAGACGTACACGGACCGCCATTCCGTTTATACAGCTCAAAACGCCTTTAAGATTTTGGAACTGTGCCGGGAAGTTCGGCCCGACGTTCTCATTACCGATATTCGAATGCCACAAATGGACGGGCTGGAGCTGATCGGAGCCTTAAAGCGGCATTTTCCCGACATGGCGGCGATCATCACAAGCGGTTATGACGATTTCTCCTATGCCCGCAAAGGAATGCAGCTCGGCGTAAAAGAGTATTTGCTAAAACCGCTTAAAGAAAGCGCCCTTCATCAGGCAGTGGATAAAGCGATCCGCGAGCTTCAGGAGGAAATGGCAAAAAATCGGAAGCTGAGCGATTGGACATTGATCAGAGAGCTGCTTGGACAAGCAAGCGATGCGTCGGAAAATTTGGCAGGCGAGCCATGCGGCATTGTGATGTCCTTCTTGGGGAACGAAACCAGCTCCGAAGTATGGGATCCTAATCTGCAAATTCAAGCCGGCGACATTGAGGGGCTTCCTCCCGAAACCCGCATCGTATATCCCGATTCCAAAAAACAATGCGTGATTGTAACGTGCCGGTCTAAAGAGGCCATCGTCCACCAGCTTGGCGGCTGGGCGAGAAAAATTCATGAGGCGGCTTTGCGCCGAGCCGGCACTTGCGTTCATACGACTTTTTTCATCAAGGAAAGCGGCGACACTTTACATTCCGCCTATGCGTCGGGAGTTCAGAGAATCGAACAGCAAATGAGGCTCGATTCCAGTACGATCACGGACGGTTATTCCCGGCACGCCCATCCCGATCTCACGCGAACCTGGGAGAAAGTAAGAATGCTCGAAATTTACTTATCCAAAAGAGAACTGCAAAAAGTCCGGCCCGAAATCGACAAAATGATAAATGAGCTGAAGATCCGCCAGCTGACCGTAAAAGAGCTGGTGATCTTTATGACGGACATGCTCACTGCTCTGCAGTACAATTTGACCCAGTCTCTTAGCAAAAAAATTGCAGAGGTTGACGACATTGCATCGTCCATCAAAAAAATGACCTCCTACGCGGAGCTGGGAGATTGGCTTCAGCAGCAATTGTTGGAGTACTTGAATAAACTCGGAACGAACAACCTGGATGCGAGAGAACTCGTGCAAATGCTGATGCATCAAGTCAAACATAGCTTTGAAGCGCCCGATTCCCTGCAGCAATTCGCCAAAGAGCATCATGTGAGCGCCGGTTATTTGTCCAGAATGTTCAAAACGGAGCTTGGCATCCATTTCTCCGACTATTTGCTCGAGATCCGTATGGAACGAGCCAGGTCTCTGCTCGATATCGGAACGCTGAGCCTTGCGGAAGTGAGCCGTCGCGTCGGTTATGACGATCCCAAGTATTTCAGCCAATTGTTTAAAAAAACCTACGGGATAACTCCGAGCGAATACGGCAAACAGAAAAAAAATTCCCCCCGGATCGGAAAATAA